Within the Vibrio tasmaniensis genome, the region CGGCATGGCTGGTGTGGTTGTCGTGTTAATGCTATTTACTCTTTTTGTCGGTGAGCCCAATACACAGCGCGAAGCCCTGCAAGAACAAGCACAGCAACGTCACAATAAAGTTGTGGGTTCAAAAGTCGTCGCGTGGTTCAGCGTTACAGTGCTAGAACCGTTCTATGATTTCTTCAAACGAAACGGGGTTCAAGTTGCCATTACCCTTCTACTGTTTGTTTTCCTATTTAAGATAGGTGAAGCCTTCTTAGGTAGAATGTCTATCACCTTCTATAAAGAGATAGGCTTTAGCAATGAACAGATTGGCCACTACTCCAAGTTAATCGGTTGGGGCGCGACGATATTCTTCACCTTGCTCGGCAGTATCTTCAATGTGAAATTCGGTATTGTACGCGGACTGATGATTGGCGGTGTTGCAATGGCAGCCAGTAACTTAATGTTCGCGTGGATCGCTCAGGCAGGCCCTAGTGAAACTCTGTTCTTGGCAACTATCATTGTCGACAACTTCACAACCGCCTTTTCGACAGTCGCATTTGTCTCTTTCTTAACCTTACTGACTGGTCAAGCTTTCTCGGCGACGCAATATGCCTTATTAGCATCCCTAGGTAATTTCGGTCGAACAACTCTGGCTTCATTCAGTGGCGAGCTCGTCGATTACCTCAATGATTGGTCAACTTTCTTTATACTGACGTCATTAATGGTGATTCCGAGTTTGATCATGCTTTATTCGCTACGCCACTTTTTCACTGATTTATTAGAAAAAGCTAAAAACAACCACGAATAAAAAAGAAAGCAAAACAGAAGAGGGGAGCACTGAGCTACCCTCTTTTATTTTCTGCTCACTGACATGACAGATCTAGTCTGTTGTATCACTCACTAA harbors:
- a CDS encoding AmpG family muropeptide MFS transporter codes for the protein MSSGTPSLSWMQTFRSYLDKRLLWVFMLGCSSGFPWVLIGSNMSGWLKDAGLTRAAIGYFGSVFAVYAINFLWAPLVDRVKLPVLHAILGQRRSWIFLCQSLVLICTLFIAGVNPANDLMFTSMLALGIAIASATQDVAIDAFRIDSFPKSEASKLPQASAMAVMGWWTGYSLPGYLAFINADSIGWNGVYYGMAGVVVVLMLFTLFVGEPNTQREALQEQAQQRHNKVVGSKVVAWFSVTVLEPFYDFFKRNGVQVAITLLLFVFLFKIGEAFLGRMSITFYKEIGFSNEQIGHYSKLIGWGATIFFTLLGSIFNVKFGIVRGLMIGGVAMAASNLMFAWIAQAGPSETLFLATIIVDNFTTAFSTVAFVSFLTLLTGQAFSATQYALLASLGNFGRTTLASFSGELVDYLNDWSTFFILTSLMVIPSLIMLYSLRHFFTDLLEKAKNNHE